Proteins co-encoded in one Brassica rapa cultivar Chiifu-401-42 chromosome A02, CAAS_Brap_v3.01, whole genome shotgun sequence genomic window:
- the LOC103851531 gene encoding protein GAMETOPHYTE DEFECTIVE 1 isoform X1 — MAFFDLNVPYSYPSQSGGKEAAVAVANKLRVKLATKAMELGYVGIAHNHSIGGVMTEKDSCTIPLLTLGSLIKAAPRLSSSVAFHRDLLGVPRSTPFRQYTRATVKLESKAQCLGLNSGNPVLKSYDIVAVRPMNQYAFDQACTKAEVDIISIDFSNLPFRLMHPTVKAAIKRGVYFEIKYSDLLKDAEKRRQVISNAKLLVDWTKGKNLIISSGSPSVTELRGPNDVINLMSLLGLSTERARAAVSKNCRNMIAKILKKKRFHKEAVKVELLSSSDTFSLEQTLSGDFMKWDPISSGEGDMLLEDLAKAFDATTRAVANKSSKAIDVTSDRKGLPSHGFRLTDILGSEPSTQETADKMIDDAPVHCKSQVSDACMADSDIPSSVDNRLENKTISQIEISEDDNKVEPTTIVPLRKCSTSQRQGLSVQDQASASVTLIRCTKSDAASDVNMQTELESEDKSVSPSKIGHVVPQSLVENLKMETILVHDQVSLDEVSKEEAISGHAKIEHSVSIDGVEMEIDGSLEANHDQYMEVTVEDQKHETGDSNINLPNLSSSEATDLLRNSDNSLSPEAAGQDHDQVPSLDSSEAELGEEPAVPYNNTIEISMEDKKESGREIETNQQVHVQSERNNVRNSGKTRAKRSRTRLTQLQPLKPFLLHRFKQISKRRKHRRG, encoded by the exons ATGGCCTTCTTCGACCTAAACGTACCGTACAGCTACCCGTCCCAATCAGGCGGGAAGGAAGCCGCCGTCGCCGTCGCAAACAAACTCCGCGTAAAGCTCGCCACGAAAGCCATGGAGCTAGGCTACGTCGGAATCGCGCATAACCATTCGATCGGCGGCGTAATGACGGAGAAGGACTCTTGCACGATCCCTCTTCTCACTCTCGGATCTCTCATCAAAGCCGCTCCGCGATTATCATCCTCCGTCGCGTTCCATCGCGACTTGCTCGGCGTCCCTCGATCCACTCCGTTTCGGCAGTACACGCGCGCCACCGTCAAGCTAGAGAGCAAGGCTCAGTGCCTGGGGTTGAACTCCGGGAATCCGGTTCTGAAGAGCTATGATATCGTTGCCGTTAGGCCGATGAATCAGTACGCGTTCGATCAAGCTTGTACGAAAGCTGAG GTTGATATCATCTCGATTGATTTCTCGAATTTGCCGTTTCGGTTGATGCATCCCACGGTTAAAGCTGCTATTAAG CGAGGAGTTTACTTTGAGATCAAGTACTCTGATCTCTTAAAGGATGCTGAGAAGAGAAGACAAGTTATATCCAATGCTAAG TTACTGGTGGATTGGACTAAAGGGAAGAATCTGATTATATCGAGTGGTTCACCTTCAGTCACTGAACTTAGAGGTCCAAACGATGTTATCAACCTCATGTCTTTGCTTGGACTCTCTACTGAAAGAGCCAGAGCTGCAGTTTCAAAAAACTGTAG GAATATGATAGCCAAGATTTTAAAGAAGAAGCGGTTTCACAAAGAAGCTGTTAAGGTTGAGTTGCTTTCTTCTAGTGATACCTTTAGCCTCGAACAGACTCTGTCTGGTGATTTCATGAAATGGGATCCCATCTCAAGTGGTGAAGGTGACATGCTCTTGGAAGATCTCGCGAAGGCTTTTGATGCCACCACACGTGCTGTGGCGAATAAATCCTCTAAGGCGATTGATGTCACCTCTGATCGTAAAGGCTTGCCATCACATGGTTTCCGGCTCACTGATATTCTAGGAAGTGAACCTTCGACTCAGGAAACTGCAGATAAGATGATTGACGACGCACCGGTGCACTGTAAGAGTCAAGTTTCTGATGCATGTATGGCTGATTCAGATATACCTTCATCTGTTGATAATCGTCTGGAAAACAAAACCATTAGCCAAATTGAGATATCTGAAGATGACAACAAAGTGGAACCTACAACTATTGTCCCCCTGAGGAAATGCAGTACCAGCCAGAGACAGGGGCTTTCGGTGCAAGATCAAGCATCTGCATCCGTTACACTGATAAGATGCACAAAGTCTGATGCAGCTTCTGATGTCAACATGCAGACTGAGTTGGAGTCGGAAGATAAATCTGTATCGCCATCAAAAATCGGCCACGTGGTCCCACAAAGTCTTGTTGAAAATTTAAAGATGGAAACTATCCTTGTTCATGATCAGGTCTCACTGGACGAAGTAAGCAAAGAAGAAGCTATTTCTGGTCATGCTAAGATTGAGCACTCTGTATCAATTGATGGCGTTGAGATGGAAATCGATGGTTCTTTGGAAGCAAATCATGACCAGTACATGGAGGTGACAGTGGAAGACCAGAAGCATGAAACAGGTGACAGTAATATAAATCTTCCTAACTTATCCTCCTCTGAGGCTACTGATTTGCTAAGAAATTCAGACAACTCTCTCAGTCCAGAGGCGGCTGGACAAGACCATGACCAAGTACCAAGCTTAGACTCCAGTGAGGCGGAGCTTGGGGAAGAACCAGCAGTTCCATACAACAACACCATTGAAATATCAATGGAAGACAAGAAAGAAAGCGGGAGAGAAATTGAAACTAATCAACAAGTCCATGTCCAGTCTGAAAGAAACAATGTCAGAAACTCAG GGAAGACACGAGCTAAGAGGAGTAGAACTCGATTAACGCAGCTACAACCTTTGAAGCCTTTTCTACTTCATCGTTTCAAACAAATCAGTAAAAGACGAAAACATAGAAGAGGTTGA
- the LOC103851531 gene encoding protein GAMETOPHYTE DEFECTIVE 1 isoform X2, with product MAFFDLNVPYSYPSQSGGKEAAVAVANKLRVKLATKAMELGYVGIAHNHSIGGVMTEKDSCTIPLLTLGSLIKAAPRLSSSVAFHRDLLGVPRSTPFRQYTRATVKLESKAQCLGLNSGNPVLKSYDIVAVRPMNQYAFDQACTKAEVDIISIDFSNLPFRLMHPTVKAAIKRGVYFEIKYSDLLKDAEKRRQVISNAKLLVDWTKGKNLIISSGSPSVTELRGPNDVINLMSLLGLSTERARAAVSKNCRNMIAKILKKKRFHKEAVKVELLSSSDTFSLEQTLSGDFMKWDPISSGEGDMLLEDLAKAFDATTRAVANKSSKAIDVTSDRKGLPSHGFRLTDILGSEPSTQETADKMIDDAPVHCKSQVSDACMADSDIPSSVDNRLENKTISQIEISEDDNKVEPTTIVPLRKCSTSQRQGLSVQDQASASVTLIRCTKSDAASDVNMQTELESEDKSVSPSKIGHVVPQSLVENLKMETILVHDQVSLDEVSKEEAISGHAKIEHSVSIDGVEMEIDGSLEANHDQYMEVTVEDQKHETDNSLSPEAAGQDHDQVPSLDSSEAELGEEPAVPYNNTIEISMEDKKESGREIETNQQVHVQSERNNVRNSGKTRAKRSRTRLTQLQPLKPFLLHRFKQISKRRKHRRG from the exons ATGGCCTTCTTCGACCTAAACGTACCGTACAGCTACCCGTCCCAATCAGGCGGGAAGGAAGCCGCCGTCGCCGTCGCAAACAAACTCCGCGTAAAGCTCGCCACGAAAGCCATGGAGCTAGGCTACGTCGGAATCGCGCATAACCATTCGATCGGCGGCGTAATGACGGAGAAGGACTCTTGCACGATCCCTCTTCTCACTCTCGGATCTCTCATCAAAGCCGCTCCGCGATTATCATCCTCCGTCGCGTTCCATCGCGACTTGCTCGGCGTCCCTCGATCCACTCCGTTTCGGCAGTACACGCGCGCCACCGTCAAGCTAGAGAGCAAGGCTCAGTGCCTGGGGTTGAACTCCGGGAATCCGGTTCTGAAGAGCTATGATATCGTTGCCGTTAGGCCGATGAATCAGTACGCGTTCGATCAAGCTTGTACGAAAGCTGAG GTTGATATCATCTCGATTGATTTCTCGAATTTGCCGTTTCGGTTGATGCATCCCACGGTTAAAGCTGCTATTAAG CGAGGAGTTTACTTTGAGATCAAGTACTCTGATCTCTTAAAGGATGCTGAGAAGAGAAGACAAGTTATATCCAATGCTAAG TTACTGGTGGATTGGACTAAAGGGAAGAATCTGATTATATCGAGTGGTTCACCTTCAGTCACTGAACTTAGAGGTCCAAACGATGTTATCAACCTCATGTCTTTGCTTGGACTCTCTACTGAAAGAGCCAGAGCTGCAGTTTCAAAAAACTGTAG GAATATGATAGCCAAGATTTTAAAGAAGAAGCGGTTTCACAAAGAAGCTGTTAAGGTTGAGTTGCTTTCTTCTAGTGATACCTTTAGCCTCGAACAGACTCTGTCTGGTGATTTCATGAAATGGGATCCCATCTCAAGTGGTGAAGGTGACATGCTCTTGGAAGATCTCGCGAAGGCTTTTGATGCCACCACACGTGCTGTGGCGAATAAATCCTCTAAGGCGATTGATGTCACCTCTGATCGTAAAGGCTTGCCATCACATGGTTTCCGGCTCACTGATATTCTAGGAAGTGAACCTTCGACTCAGGAAACTGCAGATAAGATGATTGACGACGCACCGGTGCACTGTAAGAGTCAAGTTTCTGATGCATGTATGGCTGATTCAGATATACCTTCATCTGTTGATAATCGTCTGGAAAACAAAACCATTAGCCAAATTGAGATATCTGAAGATGACAACAAAGTGGAACCTACAACTATTGTCCCCCTGAGGAAATGCAGTACCAGCCAGAGACAGGGGCTTTCGGTGCAAGATCAAGCATCTGCATCCGTTACACTGATAAGATGCACAAAGTCTGATGCAGCTTCTGATGTCAACATGCAGACTGAGTTGGAGTCGGAAGATAAATCTGTATCGCCATCAAAAATCGGCCACGTGGTCCCACAAAGTCTTGTTGAAAATTTAAAGATGGAAACTATCCTTGTTCATGATCAGGTCTCACTGGACGAAGTAAGCAAAGAAGAAGCTATTTCTGGTCATGCTAAGATTGAGCACTCTGTATCAATTGATGGCGTTGAGATGGAAATCGATGGTTCTTTGGAAGCAAATCATGACCAGTACATGGAGGTGACAGTGGAAGACCAGAAGCATGAAACAG ACAACTCTCTCAGTCCAGAGGCGGCTGGACAAGACCATGACCAAGTACCAAGCTTAGACTCCAGTGAGGCGGAGCTTGGGGAAGAACCAGCAGTTCCATACAACAACACCATTGAAATATCAATGGAAGACAAGAAAGAAAGCGGGAGAGAAATTGAAACTAATCAACAAGTCCATGTCCAGTCTGAAAGAAACAATGTCAGAAACTCAG GGAAGACACGAGCTAAGAGGAGTAGAACTCGATTAACGCAGCTACAACCTTTGAAGCCTTTTCTACTTCATCGTTTCAAACAAATCAGTAAAAGACGAAAACATAGAAGAGGTTGA
- the LOC103851533 gene encoding THO complex subunit 4A isoform X1, whose translation MATGLDMSLDDMIAKNRKSRGSGSQPGPTRRNNTNRKSNRSAPYQSAKAPESTWEHEAFPSRSTRSSAGIETGTKLYISNLDYGVMNDDIKELFSEVGELKRYTVHFDRSGRSKGTAEVVYSRRGDAIAAVKKYNDVQLDGKPMKIEIVGSNLQTHSARPGNATFNSGSRRRGGQGRGGQQQRGGGRGRRPGKGPAEKVSAEDLDADLDKYHAADMETN comes from the exons ATGGCGACCGGATTAGATATGTCTCTGGACGACATGATCGCCAAGAACCGCAAGTCTCGTGGATCCGGATCCCAACCGGGTCCGACCCGCCGCAACAACACTAATCGTAAATCCAACCGATCTGCTCCGTACCAATCAGCCAAG GCGCCGGAGTCCACCTGGGAACACGAAGCTTTCCCTTCCCGGTCAACCCGTTCTTCCGCCGGGATCGAAACCGGGACGAAGCTCTACATCTCCAATTTGGATTACGGGGTCATGAACGATGACATCAAG GAACTGTTTTCTGAGGTTGGGGAACTTAAACGCTACACAGTACACTTTGACAGGAGTGGAAGATCAAAG GGAACTGCTGAAGTAGTATACTCTAGGCGTGGTGATGCAATAGCAGCTGTGAAAAAGTACAATGATGTTCAGCTGGATGGGAAACCCATGAAGATAGAGATCGTGGGCTCCAATCTTCAGACCCACTCTGCTAGACCAGGGAATGCAACTTTCAATAGTGGTTCAAGGCG CAGAGGAGGACAAGGGAGAGGTGGTCAACAACAACGTGGTGGTGGTCGTGGCAGGCGTCCTGGCAAGGGTCCAGCAGAGAAGGTATCTGCTGAAGATCTTGATGCGGATCTTGATAAGTACCACGCAGCAGATATGGAGACCAACTGA
- the LOC103851533 gene encoding THO complex subunit 4A isoform X2, with translation MATGLDMSLDDMIAKNRKSRGSGSQPGPTRRNNTNRKSNRSAPYQSAKAPESTWEHEAFPSRSTRSSAGIETGTKLYISNLDYGVMNDDIKELFSEVGELKRYTVHFDRSGRSKGTAEVVYSRRGDAIAAVKKYNDVQLDGKPMKIEIVGSNLQTHSARPGNATFNSGSRRGGQGRGGQQQRGGGRGRRPGKGPAEKVSAEDLDADLDKYHAADMETN, from the exons ATGGCGACCGGATTAGATATGTCTCTGGACGACATGATCGCCAAGAACCGCAAGTCTCGTGGATCCGGATCCCAACCGGGTCCGACCCGCCGCAACAACACTAATCGTAAATCCAACCGATCTGCTCCGTACCAATCAGCCAAG GCGCCGGAGTCCACCTGGGAACACGAAGCTTTCCCTTCCCGGTCAACCCGTTCTTCCGCCGGGATCGAAACCGGGACGAAGCTCTACATCTCCAATTTGGATTACGGGGTCATGAACGATGACATCAAG GAACTGTTTTCTGAGGTTGGGGAACTTAAACGCTACACAGTACACTTTGACAGGAGTGGAAGATCAAAG GGAACTGCTGAAGTAGTATACTCTAGGCGTGGTGATGCAATAGCAGCTGTGAAAAAGTACAATGATGTTCAGCTGGATGGGAAACCCATGAAGATAGAGATCGTGGGCTCCAATCTTCAGACCCACTCTGCTAGACCAGGGAATGCAACTTTCAATAGTGGTTCAAGGCG AGGAGGACAAGGGAGAGGTGGTCAACAACAACGTGGTGGTGGTCGTGGCAGGCGTCCTGGCAAGGGTCCAGCAGAGAAGGTATCTGCTGAAGATCTTGATGCGGATCTTGATAAGTACCACGCAGCAGATATGGAGACCAACTGA